From the genome of Tsukamurella pulmonis:
GACCTCGCCTACCGCGGTACGGCGCACCGCTCGCCGGTCAACACCGCAGGACTGCCCGCGGGTACCGGCATGGGACTGGCGATCGCCCGCGGTCTCGTGGACGTGCACGGCGGCACCGTCGTGGCCGAGAACCTGCGGCAGGGGGCGCGATTCGAGGTGCGCCTGCCCGCGGACGGCGGGCGCGGGATCAGCGCAGGGGCGCGGTAGCGAACTCCGCCAGGCCGCGCTCCGGACCGATGGCCGCGGTGAACCCGAGTTCGGCGGCGGCGCGGCGCGGATCGGCGACGATGTGCCGCACGTCGGACGCGCGCGACTGTCCGGTGACCATCGGCGCGGGCCCGCCGCTCTCCCGCGCGAGCACCTCGGCGACCTCGCCGATCGTCACCGGCACACCCGAGCAGACGTTGTACGCACGCGACCCGGGCGCCGGATCCGACTCCAGCGCCAGGACGTTCGCGCGGGCGATGTCGCGCACGTGCACGAAGTCACGGGTCTGGCGGCCGTCCTCGAAGACCTGTGGCGCCCGCCCCGCCGCCAGCGCGGAACGGAAGATCGAGGCGACCCCCGCGTAGGGCGTATCGCGCGGCATCCGTGGCCCGTACACGTTGTGATAGCGCAGCGCGGTCACGGTGCCGCCCGTCGCCCGCGCCCACGCCGCGGCGTAGAACTCCTGCGCGGCCTTCGACGCCGCGTACAGGCCGTGCGGGGCGATCGGCGCGTCCTCGCCGGTCAGGGCCCACCGTGCGACGGTGCCGTCGGGCAGCATCCGCTCGAACCGGCCCGCCCGCACGTCCTCGACGGTGCGCGGCAGTGGCGTCACGGGCAGCCCCGCGGCGTCGACGAAGGCCCCGTCGCCGTAGACCACCATCGACGAGGCCAGCACCAGCCGGCGGCAGCCCGCTCGCGCCATCGCGGCGAGCAGCTCCGCGGTGCCGAGATCGTTGTTGGCGGCGAACATCGGCGCGTCCGCGGCGTCCACACCCGCGCCGACCGCGGCCGCCTGGTGGCAGACGGCGTCCACGCCGCGCAGCGCGTCGTCGAGCCCCGCGCCGTCGAGCAGGTCGAGGTGGCGTACGCCGTCCGGTACGTCGCCGCTCGCGTGCGCCTGCGGGAGCATCGCGTCGATCCCGACGATCTCGTGCCGCTCGTCCTCGGCGATCAGCTCCGCGATGTGCGAGCCGATGAACCCGGCGGCGCCGGTGAGCAGTACGCGCATGGGGCCATGCTCGCCGGTGGGATGGGCGCCGTCGAGCGCGGCGCGCCGTCCGTCACCGACTCGTCACACCTGCGCAGCGGTCTCGGCGATGAGCTGCGCGAGTTCCGCGGG
Proteins encoded in this window:
- a CDS encoding NAD-dependent epimerase/dehydratase family protein — translated: MRVLLTGAAGFIGSHIAELIAEDERHEIVGIDAMLPQAHASGDVPDGVRHLDLLDGAGLDDALRGVDAVCHQAAAVGAGVDAADAPMFAANNDLGTAELLAAMARAGCRRLVLASSMVVYGDGAFVDAAGLPVTPLPRTVEDVRAGRFERMLPDGTVARWALTGEDAPIAPHGLYAASKAAQEFYAAAWARATGGTVTALRYHNVYGPRMPRDTPYAGVASIFRSALAAGRAPQVFEDGRQTRDFVHVRDIARANVLALESDPAPGSRAYNVCSGVPVTIGEVAEVLARESGGPAPMVTGQSRASDVRHIVADPRRAAAELGFTAAIGPERGLAEFATAPLR